A stretch of the Streptococcus oralis genome encodes the following:
- a CDS encoding HAD family hydrolase yields the protein MQKTAFIWDLDGTLLDSYEAILSGIEETFGQFSIPYDKEKVREFILRYSVQDLLEQVAEERKLDAEVLNQVRAQSLAEKNAQVVLMPGAREVLAWADQAGIQQFVYTHKGDNALTILRDLGLEFYFKEILTSQSGFARKPSPEAATYLLDKYQLDPENTYYIGDRTLDVEFAQNSGLQSINFLESSYEVNHRIQALADIPRIF from the coding sequence ATGCAAAAAACAGCTTTTATTTGGGATTTAGATGGAACCTTATTGGACTCTTACGAAGCGATTTTGTCAGGGATTGAGGAAACCTTTGGTCAGTTTTCTATTCCTTATGACAAGGAGAAAGTGAGAGAGTTTATCCTCAGGTACTCTGTGCAGGATTTGCTGGAGCAGGTGGCAGAAGAGCGAAAACTCGATGCGGAAGTGCTCAATCAGGTGCGTGCCCAGAGTTTGGCTGAGAAGAATGCTCAGGTGGTTTTGATGCCAGGTGCGCGTGAAGTGCTAGCTTGGGCAGACCAAGCAGGGATTCAGCAGTTTGTCTATACTCATAAGGGAGACAATGCGCTTACTATTTTAAGAGACTTGGGGTTAGAGTTCTATTTCAAAGAGATTTTAACCAGTCAGAGTGGCTTTGCGCGCAAGCCCAGTCCAGAAGCGGCGACCTATCTGCTAGACAAGTATCAGCTGGATCCTGAGAACACCTACTATATAGGAGACCGGACTTTGGATGTGGAATTTGCCCAGAATAGCGGCCTTCAAAGCATCAATTTTTTAGAGTCGTCTTATGAAGTGAATCACAGGATTCAAGCACTGGCAGATATTCCTCGTATTTTCTAG
- a CDS encoding ABC transporter ATP-binding protein — MKTVRFFWNYFKVYKFSFVIVILMVAVATIAQALFPVFSGQAVTELANLVLAYQNGTSELAWQSLSALMLNLALVVLALVVSSLIYMTFMTRVIAESTNEMRKGLFGKLSRLTVSFFDRHQDGDILSRFTSDLDNILQAFNESLVQVMSNIALYIGLIFVMFSKNVTLALITVASTPVAFLMLVFIVKMARKYTNLQQKEVGKLNAYMDESISGQKAVIVQGIQDDIVAGFVEQNERVRKATFKGRMFSGILFPVMNGMSLVNTAIVIFAGSAVLLNDPSIETTTALGLIVMFTQFSQQYYQPIIQVAASWGSLQLAFTGADRIQEMFDAEEEIRPQNAPAFTELREGVEISHIDFSYVPDKPILKDVSISAPKGQMIAVVGPTGSGKTTIMNLINRFYDVDAGSIFFDGKDIRDYDLDSLRSKVGIVLQDSVLFSGTIRDNIRFGVPDASQKMVEAAAKATHIHDYIESLPDKYDTLIDDEQNIFSTGQKQLISIARTLMTDPQVLILDEATSNVDTVTESKIQHAMEAVVAGRTSFVIAHRLKTILNADQIIVLKDGEVIERGNHHELLKLGGFYSELYHNQFVFE; from the coding sequence ATGAAAACCGTTCGATTTTTCTGGAATTATTTTAAAGTTTACAAGTTCTCCTTTGTCATTGTGATTCTGATGGTTGCAGTTGCGACGATTGCCCAAGCCCTCTTTCCAGTTTTTTCAGGTCAAGCAGTAACAGAGCTAGCTAACCTAGTTCTAGCTTATCAAAATGGGACTTCCGAACTAGCCTGGCAGAGTTTATCGGCTCTGATGCTGAATCTAGCTCTGGTTGTCCTCGCCTTAGTAGTATCCAGTTTGATTTACATGACCTTTATGACCCGTGTGATTGCTGAGTCAACAAATGAGATGCGTAAGGGACTCTTTGGCAAACTTTCTCGTTTGACGGTTTCTTTCTTTGACCGCCATCAGGATGGTGACATCCTCTCTCGCTTCACGAGTGACTTGGATAACATCCTTCAAGCTTTCAATGAAAGCCTAGTTCAGGTTATGAGCAATATTGCACTTTACATCGGTTTGATTTTTGTCATGTTTTCAAAAAATGTGACCCTAGCCCTGATAACAGTAGCCAGCACCCCAGTGGCCTTTCTCATGCTGGTCTTCATCGTGAAGATGGCCCGCAAGTACACCAATCTCCAACAAAAAGAGGTAGGGAAACTCAACGCCTACATGGACGAGAGTATTTCTGGACAGAAAGCTGTTATCGTACAAGGAATTCAAGATGACATCGTAGCAGGCTTTGTGGAGCAAAATGAGCGCGTGCGTAAGGCAACCTTTAAAGGGAGAATGTTCTCAGGCATCCTCTTTCCAGTTATGAATGGGATGAGCTTGGTCAATACGGCCATCGTCATTTTTGCAGGTTCGGCTGTCTTGCTGAACGATCCAAGTATCGAAACAACGACAGCCCTAGGTTTGATTGTCATGTTTACCCAATTTTCTCAGCAGTATTATCAGCCGATTATCCAGGTGGCTGCGAGTTGGGGGAGCCTCCAGTTGGCCTTTACTGGGGCGGATCGTATCCAAGAAATGTTCGATGCAGAAGAAGAGATTCGTCCGCAAAATGCGCCTGCCTTTACGGAATTGCGAGAAGGCGTTGAAATCAGTCACATTGATTTCTCTTATGTGCCAGACAAGCCGATTTTAAAAGATGTCAGCATTTCAGCTCCTAAGGGGCAGATGATAGCAGTTGTCGGTCCGACTGGTTCGGGAAAAACAACTATCATGAACCTCATCAATCGTTTCTACGATGTGGATGCAGGTAGCATTTTCTTTGATGGAAAAGACATCCGTGACTACGACTTGGACAGCCTGCGGAGTAAGGTCGGTATTGTCTTGCAGGATTCGGTCTTGTTTAGTGGAACGATTCGTGACAATATCCGCTTCGGTGTGCCAGATGCTAGTCAGAAAATGGTCGAAGCAGCTGCCAAGGCAACTCATATTCATGACTACATCGAAAGCTTGCCTGACAAGTATGATACCCTTATTGATGATGAGCAAAATATCTTCTCGACTGGGCAGAAACAATTGATTTCCATCGCTCGGACCTTGATGACAGATCCCCAAGTCCTAATCCTAGATGAAGCGACTTCCAATGTGGATACCGTAACAGAAAGCAAAATCCAGCATGCTATGGAGGCAGTTGTAGCAGGACGAACCAGTTTTGTTATTGCCCATCGTCTCAAGACCATCCTCAATGCCGATCAGATTATTGTCCTCAAAGATGGAGAGGTCATTGAACGTGGAAATCATCACGAGTTGCTCAAACTTGGCGGTTTCTACTCAGAACTGTATCACAATCAATTTGTCTTCGAATAA
- the gltX gene encoding glutamate--tRNA ligase: MSKDIRVRYAPSPTGLLHIGNARTALFNYLYARHHGGTFIIRIEDTDRKRHVEDGERSQLENLRWLGIDWDESPETHENYRQSERLELYQKYIDQLLAEGKAYKSYVTEEELAAERERQEAAGETPRYINEYLGMSEEEKAAYIAEREAAGIIPTVRLAVNESGIYKWHDMVKGDIEFEGGNIGGDWVIQKKDGYPTYNFAVVIDDHDMQISHVIRGDDHIANTPKQLMVYEALGWEAPEFGHMTLIINSETGKKLSKRDTNTLQFIEDYRKKGYLPEAVFNFIALLGWNPGGEDEIFSREELIKLFDENRLSKSPAAFDQKKLDWMSNDYIKRADLATIFEMAKPYLEEAGRLTDKSEKMVELYKPQMKSVDEIVPLTDLFFSDFPELTDAEREVMAGETVPVVLEAFKAKLEAMTDEEFVTENIFPQIKAVQKETGIKGKNLFMPIRIAVSGEMHGPELPDTIYLLGREKSIQHIDNMLKEISK, encoded by the coding sequence ATGTCAAAAGATATCCGCGTACGCTACGCACCAAGTCCAACAGGACTACTACACATCGGAAATGCCCGTACAGCATTGTTTAACTACCTTTACGCACGCCATCATGGTGGAACTTTTATCATTCGTATCGAAGATACTGACCGTAAACGCCATGTCGAAGATGGGGAACGTTCACAGCTTGAAAATCTTCGCTGGTTGGGGATTGACTGGGATGAAAGTCCAGAAACTCATGAAAACTACCGCCAATCAGAGCGTTTGGAACTCTATCAAAAATACATCGACCAATTGCTAGCCGAAGGAAAAGCCTACAAATCTTACGTTACAGAAGAAGAGTTGGCAGCTGAACGCGAACGCCAAGAAGCAGCTGGCGAAACACCACGTTACATCAATGAATATCTTGGCATGAGCGAAGAAGAAAAAGCAGCTTACATCGCAGAACGTGAAGCAGCTGGTATCATCCCAACTGTTCGTTTGGCTGTCAATGAGTCTGGTATCTACAAATGGCACGATATGGTCAAAGGTGATATCGAGTTTGAAGGTGGCAATATCGGCGGTGACTGGGTGATTCAAAAGAAAGATGGTTACCCAACTTACAACTTTGCCGTTGTGATCGATGATCACGATATGCAGATTTCTCATGTTATCCGTGGAGATGACCACATTGCCAACACACCAAAACAACTCATGGTCTATGAGGCTCTTGGTTGGGAAGCTCCAGAGTTCGGTCACATGACTTTGATCATCAACTCTGAAACGGGTAAAAAATTGTCTAAACGCGATACCAATACCCTTCAATTTATCGAAGATTACCGTAAGAAAGGCTATTTGCCAGAAGCAGTCTTTAACTTTATCGCCCTTCTTGGTTGGAACCCAGGTGGTGAAGATGAAATTTTCTCACGTGAGGAATTGATTAAACTCTTTGACGAAAACCGCCTCAGCAAGTCTCCAGCAGCCTTCGACCAGAAGAAACTAGACTGGATGAGCAACGACTACATCAAGAGAGCTGATCTAGCTACTATCTTTGAAATGGCCAAACCATACTTAGAAGAAGCAGGACGTTTAACTGACAAGTCTGAAAAAATGGTAGAACTCTACAAGCCACAAATGAAGTCGGTAGACGAAATCGTTCCACTGACAGACCTTTTCTTCTCAGATTTCCCAGAGTTGACAGACGCTGAGCGCGAGGTCATGGCAGGAGAAACCGTTCCGGTTGTTCTAGAAGCCTTCAAAGCAAAATTAGAAGCAATGACAGACGAGGAATTTGTGACAGAAAACATCTTCCCACAAATCAAAGCAGTTCAAAAAGAAACGGGTATTAAAGGGAAAAACCTCTTCATGCCGATTCGTATTGCCGTTTCAGGTGAAATGCATGGACCAGAACTTCCAGATACGATTTACCTATTAGGTCGTGAGAAATCTATCCAGCATATCGATAATATGCTCAAAGAGATTTCTAAATAA
- a CDS encoding glucose-6-phosphate isomerase, with translation MSHIKFDYSKVLDKFVAPHEVEYMQAQVTAADELIRKGTGAGSDFLGWLDLPENYDREEFDRILKAAEQIKSDSDVLVVIGIGGSYLGAKAAIDFLNHHFANLQTKEERKAPQILYAGNSISSTYLADLVEYVADKDFSVNVISKSGTTTEPAIAFRVFKELLVKKYGQEEANKRIYATTDRQKGAVKVEADANGWETFVVPDDIGGRFSVLTAVGLLPIAASGADIKALMEGANAARKDYTSDKLSENEAYQYAAVRNILYRKGYATEILVNYEPSLQYFSEWWKQLAGESEGKDQKGIYPTSANFSTDLHSLGQFIQEGTRIMFETVVRVDKPRKNVIIPSLEEDLDGLGYLQGKDVDFVNKKATDGVLLAHTDGDVPNMYVTLPEQDAFTLGYTIYFFELAIALSGYLNAINPFDQPGVEAYKRNMFALLGKPGFEELSKELNARL, from the coding sequence ATGTCACATATTAAATTTGATTATTCAAAAGTTTTAGACAAATTTGTTGCCCCACATGAAGTGGAATACATGCAAGCACAAGTAACAGCTGCAGACGAATTGATTCGTAAAGGAACTGGTGCTGGTAGCGACTTTTTGGGTTGGTTGGACCTTCCTGAAAACTACGACCGCGAAGAATTCGACCGCATCTTGAAAGCTGCTGAGCAAATCAAATCAGATAGCGATGTTTTGGTTGTAATCGGTATCGGTGGATCTTACCTTGGTGCCAAAGCAGCCATCGACTTCTTGAACCACCACTTTGCTAACTTGCAAACAAAAGAAGAACGCAAAGCTCCACAAATCCTTTACGCAGGAAACTCAATCTCATCTACTTACCTTGCTGACTTGGTAGAGTACGTAGCTGACAAAGACTTCTCAGTAAACGTGATTTCTAAATCAGGTACAACAACAGAACCAGCTATTGCTTTCCGTGTCTTCAAAGAACTCTTGGTTAAGAAATACGGTCAAGAAGAAGCTAACAAACGTATCTATGCCACAACTGACCGCCAAAAAGGTGCTGTTAAGGTTGAAGCAGATGCCAACGGTTGGGAAACATTTGTGGTTCCAGACGACATCGGTGGACGCTTCTCAGTATTGACAGCAGTTGGATTGCTTCCAATCGCAGCATCAGGTGCAGACATCAAAGCCCTTATGGAAGGTGCGAACGCAGCTCGTAAAGACTACACTTCAGACAAACTTTCAGAAAATGAAGCTTACCAATACGCAGCAGTTCGTAACATCCTTTACCGTAAAGGCTACGCTACTGAAATCTTGGTAAACTACGAACCATCACTTCAATACTTCTCAGAATGGTGGAAACAATTGGCTGGTGAGTCAGAAGGGAAAGACCAAAAAGGTATTTACCCAACTTCAGCTAACTTCTCAACTGACTTGCACTCATTGGGTCAATTTATCCAAGAAGGAACTCGCATCATGTTTGAAACAGTTGTCCGTGTTGACAAACCACGCAAGAACGTGATTATTCCTAGCTTGGAAGAAGACCTTGACGGACTTGGTTACCTTCAAGGAAAAGACGTTGACTTTGTAAACAAAAAAGCGACTGATGGTGTTCTTCTTGCCCATACTGACGGTGATGTGCCAAACATGTACGTAACTCTTCCTGAGCAAGACGCTTTCACTCTTGGTTACACTATCTACTTCTTCGAATTGGCAATTGCCCTTTCAGGTTACTTGAATGCCATCAACCCATTTGACCAACCAGGTGTTGAAGCATACAAACGCAACATGTTTGCCCTTCTTGGAAAACCAGGATTTGAAGAATTGAGCAAAGAGCTTAACGCACGTCTATAA
- the thrC gene encoding threonine synthase: protein MTLVYQSTRDANNTVTASQAILQGLATDGGLFTPLTYPKVDLDFDTLKDASYQEVAKLVLSAFLDDFTAEELDYCINNAYDSKFDTPAIAPLVKLDGQYNLELFHGSTIAFKDMALSILPYFMTTAAKKHGLENKIVILTATSGDTGKAAMAGFADVPGTEIIVFYPKDGVSKVQELQMTTQTGDNTHVIAIDGNFDDAQTNVKHMFNDVALREKLAANKLQFSSANSMNIGRLVPQIVYYVYAYAQLVKSGEIVAGEKVNFTVPTGNFGNILAAFYAKQIGLPVGKLICASNDNNVLTDFFKTRVYDKKREFKVTTSPSMDILVSSNLERLIFHLLGNDAVKTAELMNALSTQGQYELTDFDAAILDLFVAEYATEEETAAEIKRVYQTDTYIEDPHTAVASAVYRKYKVATGDVTKTVIASTASPYKFPVVAVEAVTGKAGLTDFEALAQLHEISGVEVPPAVDGLETAPVRHKTTVAAADMQAAVEAYLGL, encoded by the coding sequence ATGACATTAGTTTATCAATCAACGCGTGATGCCAATAATACAGTAACTGCCAGCCAAGCTATTTTGCAAGGTTTGGCGACGGATGGTGGTCTGTTTACTCCGCTTACTTATCCAAAGGTGGATTTGGACTTTGACACATTAAAAGATGCTTCTTACCAAGAAGTGGCTAAATTAGTTTTATCAGCATTTTTAGATGACTTTACGGCTGAGGAGTTGGACTACTGTATCAACAATGCCTACGATAGCAAGTTTGATACTCCAGCTATTGCGCCATTGGTGAAACTGGATGGGCAATACAACTTGGAATTGTTCCATGGTTCAACGATTGCCTTTAAGGATATGGCCTTGTCTATCTTGCCATACTTTATGACGACAGCCGCTAAAAAGCATGGTTTGGAGAACAAGATTGTCATTTTGACAGCGACATCTGGTGATACTGGGAAAGCTGCTATGGCGGGGTTTGCCGATGTGCCTGGTACTGAGATTATCGTTTTTTATCCAAAGGATGGTGTCAGCAAGGTACAAGAGTTGCAAATGACTACTCAGACTGGCGACAATACTCATGTTATCGCTATCGATGGAAACTTTGATGATGCGCAAACCAATGTGAAGCACATGTTCAACGATGTAGCTCTTCGTGAAAAGTTGGCTGCCAATAAACTGCAATTTTCATCAGCTAACTCTATGAACATTGGTCGTTTGGTACCACAGATTGTTTATTATGTTTATGCCTACGCTCAGTTGGTCAAGTCTGGTGAGATTGTGGCTGGTGAAAAGGTCAACTTCACAGTACCAACAGGAAACTTTGGAAATATTTTGGCTGCCTTTTATGCTAAACAAATCGGTCTTCCAGTTGGCAAATTAATCTGTGCTTCAAATGACAACAATGTTTTGACAGACTTCTTCAAGACACGTGTTTACGACAAGAAACGTGAGTTTAAGGTAACAACTAGTCCATCTATGGATATCTTAGTATCTTCAAACTTGGAGCGTTTGATTTTCCATCTTTTAGGGAATGATGCGGTTAAGACAGCTGAACTCATGAATGCCTTGAGTACACAAGGACAATATGAATTGACAGACTTTGATGCAGCGATTCTGGATCTTTTTGTAGCTGAATATGCGACTGAGGAAGAAACTGCGGCAGAAATTAAACGTGTTTATCAAACAGATACCTACATTGAGGATCCCCACACGGCGGTTGCCTCAGCAGTTTATAGAAAATACAAAGTAGCTACTGGCGATGTAACCAAGACAGTGATTGCTTCAACAGCTAGTCCATACAAGTTCCCAGTGGTTGCCGTAGAAGCTGTAACAGGAAAAGCAGGCTTGACAGACTTTGAAGCCTTGGCTCAATTACATGAAATCTCAGGAGTGGAAGTGCCACCAGCGGTTGATGGCCTTGAAACAGCTCCAGTTCGTCATAAAACAACAGTGGCAGCTGCTGACATGCAAGCAGCGGTTGAAGCTTATCTAGGACTTTAA
- a CDS encoding cytidine deaminase family protein, producing the protein MDTWGKMYKEARALFNPHEVSDFVYANHVVAAVEAEDGQIFTGFCMEGICGVFHLCAERAALFNMYQFSGQTKVKKILAFRDKPPYGEGSGMPCGACREFLLELNAENKEAEFMMNYETRKTIKVAELIPYWWGEERATNWQDK; encoded by the coding sequence ATGGATACATGGGGAAAGATGTATAAAGAAGCACGAGCCTTATTCAATCCTCATGAAGTTTCTGACTTTGTTTATGCTAACCATGTTGTTGCTGCAGTAGAAGCAGAAGATGGTCAGATCTTCACAGGATTTTGTATGGAGGGCATTTGTGGCGTTTTTCATCTCTGTGCAGAACGAGCAGCTCTCTTCAATATGTATCAATTTTCAGGACAGACCAAAGTTAAGAAAATCCTCGCCTTTCGAGATAAACCTCCCTATGGTGAAGGATCAGGTATGCCCTGTGGCGCTTGCAGAGAATTTCTCTTAGAATTGAATGCTGAAAACAAAGAAGCAGAGTTCATGATGAACTACGAAACAAGAAAAACAATCAAAGTTGCCGAGTTGATTCCTTACTGGTGGGGAGAGGAACGTGCGACTAATTGGCAAGATAAATAG
- a CDS encoding gamma-glutamyl-gamma-aminobutyrate hydrolase family protein, whose translation MARTVVGVAANLCPVDAEGKNIHSSVSCKFAESIRQVGGLPLVIPVGDESIVRDYVEMIDKLILTGGQNVHPQFYGEKKTIESDDYNLVRDEFELALLKEALRQNKPIMAICRGVQLVNVAFGGTLHQKIEGHWQGLPFGTSHSIETVEGSVVAKLFGKESQVNSVHRQSIKDLAPNFRVTAVDPRDQTVEAIESIDEHRIIGLQWHPEFLVNEEDGNLELFEYLLNEL comes from the coding sequence ATGGCTAGAACGGTTGTAGGAGTTGCTGCAAATCTATGTCCTGTAGATGCAGAAGGGAAAAACATCCACTCATCTGTATCCTGTAAATTTGCAGAGAGCATTCGTCAAGTCGGTGGTCTTCCTTTAGTAATTCCTGTAGGGGATGAGTCCATTGTTCGCGATTATGTAGAAATGATTGACAAACTCATCTTGACAGGTGGGCAAAATGTCCATCCTCAGTTTTATGGAGAGAAAAAGACTATTGAGAGCGATGATTACAACCTTGTACGCGATGAGTTTGAACTAGCTCTCTTGAAAGAAGCGCTCCGTCAGAATAAACCAATTATGGCAATCTGTCGTGGGGTTCAGCTTGTCAATGTTGCTTTTGGTGGCACTCTCCACCAAAAAATTGAAGGTCACTGGCAAGGCTTGCCTTTTGGAACATCTCATTCTATTGAGACAGTAGAAGGAAGCGTGGTGGCTAAGTTATTTGGCAAAGAAAGTCAGGTTAATTCAGTGCATCGTCAGAGCATTAAAGATCTAGCACCCAATTTCCGTGTGACAGCGGTGGATCCTCGAGATCAGACAGTCGAAGCAATTGAGTCTATCGATGAGCATCGTATTATCGGTTTACAGTGGCACCCAGAGTTTCTGGTCAATGAAGAAGATGGCAATTTAGAACTATTTGAGTATTTATTAAATGAATTGTAA
- a CDS encoding gamma-glutamylcysteine synthetase, translated as MSRSVELLKKRYLKNIKENPDLFIGIELEYPIVNLEGKATDGEVVKDLFRYLPSVLGFTIEKVDDFGNPIQLLDPVSQDTILFEVAYTTIEFAFGKAESIQEVEERFDFYMATIQNKLGEANHAIVGCGIHPNWDKNENCPVAYPRYQMLMDYLNLSRNVTKSDLHHFPEYGAFICGSQVQLDVSRSNYLRVINAFTQIEAAKAYLFANSEFSGADWDTKISRDIFWEESMHGIYPENVGVNSRLFKDEDDFFDYLNHSAIFTAERDGQTYYFYPIQARDYLATPEIQAFTLNGDEVLIHPQEEDFQTHRSYQYQDLTTRGTVEFRSVCTQPLDRTFASAAFHLGLLVHLDKLEAYLRTAPCFTTAGRDYKLLRRQFSKKKLTDQEEAAILEFSKDLLILAEEGLEKRDKQEMVYLEPLKKELGL; from the coding sequence ATGTCTCGGTCTGTTGAATTACTAAAGAAACGTTACTTAAAGAATATAAAAGAGAACCCAGATTTATTTATTGGGATTGAGTTAGAATATCCTATTGTAAATTTAGAGGGTAAGGCTACAGATGGTGAAGTTGTTAAGGATCTCTTTCGGTATTTACCATCAGTACTGGGATTTACTATCGAAAAAGTGGATGATTTTGGGAATCCAATTCAGTTACTTGATCCAGTCAGCCAAGATACGATCTTATTTGAGGTTGCTTATACGACAATTGAGTTTGCATTCGGAAAGGCCGAATCTATCCAAGAGGTAGAAGAACGCTTTGATTTCTATATGGCTACGATTCAGAATAAGTTGGGTGAAGCTAATCATGCTATTGTTGGCTGCGGCATCCATCCCAACTGGGATAAAAATGAGAATTGTCCAGTGGCTTATCCCCGCTATCAGATGTTGATGGATTATCTGAATTTGAGTAGAAATGTAACTAAATCAGATTTACATCATTTCCCTGAGTATGGTGCCTTTATTTGTGGAAGTCAGGTTCAACTAGACGTCTCAAGGTCCAACTACCTGCGTGTTATCAATGCTTTTACGCAAATTGAAGCTGCCAAAGCTTATTTGTTTGCCAATTCTGAGTTTTCAGGGGCAGATTGGGATACCAAAATTTCGAGAGATATTTTTTGGGAAGAATCAATGCATGGTATCTATCCAGAGAATGTAGGTGTCAATTCTAGACTATTTAAAGATGAGGATGATTTTTTTGACTATCTAAATCATTCTGCGATTTTTACTGCGGAGCGTGATGGGCAGACCTATTATTTTTATCCGATTCAGGCTAGGGACTATTTGGCTACACCTGAAATCCAAGCATTTACCCTTAATGGGGATGAGGTGTTAATTCATCCTCAGGAGGAGGATTTCCAAACTCATCGTAGTTACCAGTACCAAGACTTAACGACTCGAGGAACAGTTGAGTTTCGTAGTGTGTGTACTCAGCCGCTTGATAGGACCTTTGCTTCTGCAGCCTTTCATTTGGGCTTGTTGGTTCATTTAGACAAGCTTGAAGCTTACTTGCGAACTGCTCCATGTTTTACCACAGCTGGTCGTGATTATAAGCTTTTAAGACGACAATTTTCTAAGAAGAAACTTACAGATCAGGAAGAAGCTGCGATTCTCGAGTTTTCTAAAGACTTACTCATCCTAGCTGAGGAAGGACTGGAGAAAAGAGATAAGCAAGAAATGGTTTATTTAGAGCCTTTGAAGAAAGAATTGGGATTATAA
- a CDS encoding MATE family efflux transporter → MFKKNKDILNIALPAMGENFLQMLMGMVDSYLVAHLGLIAISGVSVAGNIITIYQAIFIALGAAISSVISKSLGQKDQSKLAYHVTEALKITLLLSALLGALSLFAGQEMIGLLGTEQDVAESGGLYLSLVGGSIVLLGLMTSLGALIRATHNPRLPLYVSLLSNALNILFSSLAIFVLDMGIAGVAWGTILSRLVGLVILWSQLKLPFEKPTFGLDKELLTLAFPAAGERLMMRAGDVVIIALVVSFGTEAVAGNAVGEVLTQFNYMPAFGVATATVMQVARAVGENNWKRVDEVSKQTFWLSFVLMLPLTLSIYALGIPLTHLYTTDPVAVEASVLVALFSLLGTPMATGTVIYTAIWQGLGNARLPFYATSIGMWCIRIGTAYLMGIVLGWGLPGIWAGTLLDNGFRWLFLRYRYQSYMSLKG, encoded by the coding sequence TTGTTTAAGAAAAATAAAGACATTCTTAATATTGCATTGCCAGCTATGGGTGAAAACTTTTTGCAGATGCTCATGGGAATGGTGGACAGCTACTTGGTCGCCCACTTGGGCTTGATCGCTATTTCAGGTGTTTCAGTGGCTGGCAATATTATCACCATTTACCAGGCGATTTTTATCGCTCTGGGAGCTGCTATTTCCAGTGTTATTTCAAAAAGTTTGGGGCAGAAAGATCAGTCCAAGTTGGCTTATCACGTGACAGAGGCTCTCAAGATAACCCTATTGCTGAGTGCACTTTTAGGCGCCTTATCGCTCTTTGCTGGGCAAGAGATGATAGGGCTCTTGGGAACTGAGCAGGATGTGGCCGAGAGTGGTGGACTCTACCTATCTTTGGTAGGCGGATCGATTGTTCTCTTGGGCTTGATGACCAGTCTAGGTGCCTTGATTCGTGCAACGCATAATCCGCGTCTACCTCTCTATGTTAGTCTTTTATCCAATGCCTTGAATATTCTTTTTTCAAGTCTAGCTATTTTTGTCCTTGATATGGGCATAGCGGGTGTTGCTTGGGGGACTATCTTGTCTCGCTTAGTCGGTCTTGTGATTTTGTGGTCGCAATTAAAGCTGCCTTTTGAGAAACCGACTTTTGGTTTAGATAAGGAACTATTGACTTTGGCTTTCCCAGCGGCAGGAGAACGTCTCATGATGCGGGCTGGAGATGTAGTGATCATTGCCTTAGTTGTTTCTTTTGGGACGGAGGCAGTAGCGGGGAATGCGGTCGGAGAAGTCTTGACCCAGTTTAACTACATGCCTGCCTTTGGCGTCGCTACGGCAACGGTTATGCAGGTGGCTCGAGCAGTTGGAGAGAATAACTGGAAAAGAGTAGACGAGGTAAGCAAACAAACCTTTTGGCTTTCTTTCGTCCTTATGTTGCCCTTGACACTCAGCATCTATGCATTGGGAATACCACTGACCCACCTCTATACGACGGATCCTGTTGCGGTCGAAGCGAGCGTTTTGGTGGCACTTTTCTCACTACTAGGGACTCCCATGGCAACAGGGACAGTTATTTATACGGCAATTTGGCAGGGCTTGGGCAATGCTCGCCTCCCCTTTTATGCTACAAGTATCGGGATGTGGTGTATCCGCATTGGGACAGCCTATCTGATGGGGATTGTGCTTGGTTGGGGCTTACCTGGTATTTGGGCTGGAACGTTATTGGACAATGGTTTTCGATGGTTATTTCTACGCTACCGTTACCAGAGTTATATGAGCTTGAAAGGATAG